A window from Esox lucius isolate fEsoLuc1 chromosome 16, fEsoLuc1.pri, whole genome shotgun sequence encodes these proteins:
- the LOC105016277 gene encoding MOB-like protein phocein isoform X1 — protein MVMAEGTAVLRRNRPGTKAKDFYNWPDESFEEMDSTLAVQQYIQQNIRSDCSNIDKILEPPEGQDEGVWKYEHLRQFCLELNGLAVKLQSECHPDTCTQMTATEQWIFLCAAHKTPKECPAIDYTRHTLDGAACLLNSNKYFPSRVSIKESSVAKLGSVCRRIYRIFSHAYFHHRQIFDKYENETFLCHRFTRFVMKYNLMSKDNLIVPILEEEVQNVSSGESEA, from the exons ATGGTCATGGCGGAGGGTACTGCAGTTCTGAGGAGGAATCGGCCAGGAACCAAGGCGAAG GATTTCTACAACTGGCCAGATGAATCCTTTGAGGAGATGGACAGCACTCTGGCTGTACAACAG TACATTCAGCAGAACATCCGTTCGGACTGCTCCAACATCGATAAGATCCTGGAACCACCGGAGGGGCAGGATGAAGGCGTGTGGAAGTACGAGCACCTGAG GCAGTTCTGTTTGGAGCTGAACGGGCTAGCGGTGAAACTGCAGAGCGAGTGCCACCCGGACACTTGTACCCAGATGACGGCCACCGAGCAGTGGATCTTCCTATGCGCTGCGCACAAGACCCCCAAGGAG TGTCCCGCCATTGACTACACCAGGCACACGCTGGACGGAGCTGCCTGCCTTCTTAACAGCAACAAGTATTTCCCCAGTCG CGTGAGCATCAAGGAGTCGTCGGTCGCCAAGCTGGGCTCCGTGTGTCGTCGTATCTACAGGATATTCTCTCATGCCTACTTCCACCACCGCCAGATATTTGATAAGTATGAG AATGAGACCTTCCTGTGCCACAGGTTCACACGGTTCGTCATGAAATACAACCTGATGTCCAAGGACAACCTGATTGTTCCCATCCTGGAGGAGGAGGTCCAGAACGTCTCTTCTGGGGAGAGCGAGGCCTGA
- the LOC105016277 gene encoding 10 kDa heat shock protein, mitochondrial isoform X2: protein MAFRKFLPMFDRVLVERLAAETMSKGGIMLPEKAQGKVLQATVVAVGPGSINQKGNLTPMSVKVGEKVLLPEYGGTKVNLEDKEYFLFRDADILGKYVD, encoded by the exons GCTTTCAGGAAATTCCTTCCCATGTTTGACCGGGTGCTGGTGGAGCGTCTGGCCGCTGAAACTATGTCAAAAGGGGGCATCATGCTGCCAGAGAAGGCCCAGGGGAAGGTTCTGCAGGCCACCGTAGTGGCAGTGGGACCAGGCTCCATCAACCAG AAAGGGAACCTAACACCAATGAGTGTCAAAGTTGGGGAGAAGGTCCTCTTGCCAGAGTATGGAGGAACTAAAGTCAACCTGGAAGACAAG gaaTACTTCCTGTTCCGTGATGCTGACATCCTTGGCAAATATGTAGATTAA
- the LOC105016277 gene encoding MOB-like protein phocein isoform X3: protein MAFRKFLPMFDRVLVERLAAETMSKGGIMLPEKAQGKVLQATVVAVGPGSINQDFYNWPDESFEEMDSTLAVQQYIQQNIRSDCSNIDKILEPPEGQDEGVWKYEHLRQFCLELNGLAVKLQSECHPDTCTQMTATEQWIFLCAAHKTPKECPAIDYTRHTLDGAACLLNSNKYFPSRVSIKESSVAKLGSVCRRIYRIFSHAYFHHRQIFDKYENETFLCHRFTRFVMKYNLMSKDNLIVPILEEEVQNVSSGESEA, encoded by the exons GCTTTCAGGAAATTCCTTCCCATGTTTGACCGGGTGCTGGTGGAGCGTCTGGCCGCTGAAACTATGTCAAAAGGGGGCATCATGCTGCCAGAGAAGGCCCAGGGGAAGGTTCTGCAGGCCACCGTAGTGGCAGTGGGACCAGGCTCCATCAACCAG GATTTCTACAACTGGCCAGATGAATCCTTTGAGGAGATGGACAGCACTCTGGCTGTACAACAG TACATTCAGCAGAACATCCGTTCGGACTGCTCCAACATCGATAAGATCCTGGAACCACCGGAGGGGCAGGATGAAGGCGTGTGGAAGTACGAGCACCTGAG GCAGTTCTGTTTGGAGCTGAACGGGCTAGCGGTGAAACTGCAGAGCGAGTGCCACCCGGACACTTGTACCCAGATGACGGCCACCGAGCAGTGGATCTTCCTATGCGCTGCGCACAAGACCCCCAAGGAG TGTCCCGCCATTGACTACACCAGGCACACGCTGGACGGAGCTGCCTGCCTTCTTAACAGCAACAAGTATTTCCCCAGTCG CGTGAGCATCAAGGAGTCGTCGGTCGCCAAGCTGGGCTCCGTGTGTCGTCGTATCTACAGGATATTCTCTCATGCCTACTTCCACCACCGCCAGATATTTGATAAGTATGAG AATGAGACCTTCCTGTGCCACAGGTTCACACGGTTCGTCATGAAATACAACCTGATGTCCAAGGACAACCTGATTGTTCCCATCCTGGAGGAGGAGGTCCAGAACGTCTCTTCTGGGGAGAGCGAGGCCTGA
- the rftn2 gene encoding raftlin-2 encodes MGCGLRKLEDPEDSSPGKIYSTLKRPQVETKTDTVYEYVLLDFSLEGSGPTVQYVSSLCQLPQAVQPYYTQGYILTSLHPIILSVGRTRSLPFSLLYRAILARPRPSKQAVSMCHSVPVLRAEEWPIPGESLTGDTVRALIDRVNSSARGGVRFVGSVLQQAGGVGSNGRLPSPKRGCRSPPRTPPCTPPGDEGDLEDHSPTYSPDLRLLVFFHSWAPGCAPLDALACQYHQGALSMRVSRKGQVVSALEADWLELTAAYYRKGWSLVDSFVYWDTPKGEPVPRSLEGLFVYEERSTTPPANDTIVVEQWTVIEGSDVKTDYGPLLHTLAEFGWLLTCVLPTPIIRHDSDGNLATKQVVFLQRPVKTSSVPQRDQAGVTQRGMSARSVSRGVAGLLTPPTEELSPTAGGIGGFPVFGGGYPSALSHLEEGGFEQEDGAAEVTCM; translated from the exons ATGGGTTGCGGGTTGAGGAAACTGGAAGACCCGGAGGACAGCAGCCCCGGGAAAATATACTCCACACTTAAAAGACCACAAGTGGAGACAAAAACGGACACCGTTTACGAGTATGTGCTACTGGACTTCAGTTTGGAAG gtAGTGGTCCGACGGTCCAGTATGTGTCATCACTATGTCAGCTGCCCCAGGCCGTGCAGCCTTACTACACCCAGGGCTACATCCTCACCAGCCTGCATCCCATCATCCTCTCTGTCGGACGCACGCGCTCCCTGCCTTTCAGCCTGCTCTACCGAGCCATCCTGGCACGTCCGCGTCCCAG taAGCAGGCGGTGTCCATGTGTCACAGTGTCCCGGTGCTCAGGGCTGAAGAGTGGCCCATCCCAGGGGAGTCCCTGACGGGCGACACTGTCAGAGCCCTCATCGACAGGGTGAACAGCAGTGCCCGGGGCGGCGTGAGGTTTGTGGGCTCGGTGCTCCAGCAGGCTGGAGGAGTGGGCAGTAATGGCAGGCTGCCCAGCCCCAAGAGGGGCTGTCGATCCCCCCCACGCACGCCTCCGTGTACCCCTCCTGGAGATGAAGGAGATCTGGAGGATCACAGTCCTACTTACAGCCCTG ACCTGAGATTGCTGGTGTTCTTCCACTCGTGGGCACCAGGTTGTGCTCCACTGGACGCTCTGGCCTGTCAGTACCACCAGGGGGCACTGTCCATGCGCGTATCCAGGAAAGGTCAGGTGGTCAGCGCGCTGGAGGCAGATTGGCTGGAGCTGACTGCAGCCTACTACCGCAAAGGCTGGTCGCTGGTGGATTCGTTCGTGTACTGGGACACCCCGAAAG GTGAGCCCGTGCCCAGATCCCTAGAAGGCCTGTTTGTCTATGAGGAGAGAAGCACCACCCCTCCTGCCAACGACACCATCGTTGTGGAGCAGTGGACTGTCATAGAG GGTTCTGATGTGAAGACTGACTACGGCCCGCTCCTTCACACACTGGCTGAGTTCGGCTGGCTGCTCACCTGTGTCCTTCCCACACCCATCATCCGTCACGACAG TGATGGCAACCTGGCCACCAAGCAGGTAGTGTTCCTACAGAGACCAGTCAAGACCTCGTCCGTACCACAGAGGGACCAG GCTGGGGTCACCCAGAGGGGTATGTCCGCTCGCTCTGTCAGTCGAGGAGTGGCCGGGCTCCTAACTCCCCCAACAGAGGAGCTGTCCCCCACCGCTGGGGGTATTGGGGGTTTCCCTGTCTTCGGAGGGGGGTACCCCAGCGCCCTGTCGCACCTGGAGGAGGGAGGTTTTGAGCAGGAAGACGGTGCAGCAGAGGTCACCTGTATGTGA